The following are encoded together in the Brassica napus cultivar Da-Ae chromosome A9, Da-Ae, whole genome shotgun sequence genome:
- the LOC106365219 gene encoding phenylacetaldehyde synthase-like yields the protein MENGSRNVLKPMDSEQLREYGHRMVDFIADYYKTIETFPVLSQVQPGYLHNLLPDSAPDQPETVEQVLDDVKTKILPGITHWQSPTFYAYYPSNSSVAGFLGEMLSAGLGIVGFSWVTSPAATELEMIVLDWLAKLLNLPEQFLSKGNGGGVIQGSASEAILVVMIGAREKVLRRVGKNALGKLVVYSSDQTHSALQKACQIAGIHPENCRVLKADSSTNYALRPELLQEAVSKDIEAGLIPFFLCGNVGTTSSTAVDPLAALGKIAKSNEIWFHVDAAYAGSACICPEYRQYIDGVETADSFNMNAHKWFLTNFDCSLLWVKDQYVLTEALSTNPEFLKNKASQANLVVDYKDWQIPLGRRFRSLKLWMVLRLYGAETLKSYIRNHIKLAKDLEQLVSQDPNFEVVTPRIFSLVCFRILPVDNDEKECNNRNRNLLDAVNSSGKLFLSHTALSGKIVLRCAIGAPLTEERHVKETWKVIQEEASRLLGK from the exons AT GGAAAATGGTAGTAGGAACGTGCTGAAGCCGATGGACTCTGAGCAACTGAGGGAGTATGGACATCGAATGGTTGATTTCATTGCTGATTATTACAAAACCATCGAAACTTTCCCTGTCCTTAGCCAAGTTCAG CCTGGTTATCTTCACAACCTTTTGCCTGATTCAGCACCTGACCAACCTGAAACGGTGGAACAAGTTCTTGATG ATGTTAAGACGAAGATATTGCCTGGAATAACGCATTGGCAAAGCCCCACCTTCTATGCTTATTACCCTTCTAACAGCAGCGTTGCAGGGTTCTTGGGTGAGATGTTGAGTGCTGGTCTTGGAATTGTTGGTTTTAGTTGGGTCACTTCTCCAGCTGCCACTGAGCTCGAAATGATTGTTCTTGATTGGCTTGCAAAACTGCTCAACCTGCCCGAGCAGTTTCTCTCCAAAG GAAATGGAGGTGGAGTGATCCAAGGGTCAGCCAGTGAAGCTATTCTTGTTGTTATGATTGGTGCTCGCGAGAAGGTCTTAAGACGCGTTGGTAAGAACGCGCTTGGGAAGCTCGTTGTGTACTCCTCTGACCAGACACATTCAGCCCTACAGAAAGCTTGCCAG ATAGCTGGAATCCATCCAGAGAATTGCAGGGTGCTGAAGGCAGATTCCTCTACAAATTACGCTTTGCGTCCAGAATTGCTTCAAGAAGCAGTTTCTAAGGATATTGAAGCTGGACTGATTCCGTTCTTCTTATGTGGCAAT gtTGGGACCACTTCTTCAACAGCAGTTGATCCATTAGCTGCACTGGGAAAGATCGCAAag AGCAATGAGATTTGGTTTCACGTGGACGCAGCGTACGCTGGAAGTGCGTGTATATGTCCAGAGTATAGACAGTACATTGACGGAGTAGAAACTGCAGACTCTTTTAACATGAATGCTCACAAATGGTTCCTCACTAATTTTGATTGTTCCCTACTTTGGGTCAAG GATCAGTATGTGCTCACTGAAGCTCTGTCAACAAATCCAGAATTTCTCAAAAACAAG GCCTCTCAGGCAAACTTAGTTGTTGATTACAAAGATTGGCAGATCCCTCTCGGACGAAGATTCAG ATCATTGAAACTATGGATGGTTTTAAGGCTCTATGGAGCTGAGACCCTGAAGAGCTATATAAGAAACCATATCAAACTGGCTAAAGATCTCGAACAACTTGTCTCTCAAGATCCTAACTTTGAG GTTGTGACTCCTCGGATATTTTCACTCGTCTGTTTCCGTATCTTACCTGTGGATAACGATGAAAAGGAGTGTAATAACAGAAACAGAAACCTCCTAGACGCAGTGAACTCTTCTGGGAAACTGTTCCTTTCTCACACT GCTTTGTCGGGAAAAATAGTACTACGTTGCGCCATAGGAGCGCCACTGACGGAGGAGAGGCACGTGAAGGAGACATGGAAGGTTATCCAGGAAGAAGCTTCACGCTTGCTTGGCaagtaa
- the LOC106368776 gene encoding NADH dehydrogenase [ubiquinone] 1 alpha subcomplex subunit 9, mitochondrial: MFGPSPSTCILAAANPSLLHFSLSHFICVCCFSRMQAVSRRLVQRPLGGGASIYSSSSLRSLYGVSDHHLNGADNRRYSSSLATKGVGHLARKGTGGRSSVSGIVATVFGATGFLGRYLVQQLAKMGSQVLVPFRGSEDNPRHLKLMGDLGQVVPMKFDPRDEDSIKAVMAKANVVINLIGREYETRNFSFEEVNHHMAEKLALVAKEHGGIMRFIQVSCLGASLSSPSRMQRAKAAAEEAVLNALPEATVMRPATMIGTEDRILNPWAMFVKKYGFLPLIGGGTNKFQPVYVVDVAAAIVAALKDDGSSMGKTYELGGPDVFTPHDLAEIMFDMIREWSRYVKLPFPIAKAMAGPRDFMVNKVPFPLPSPQIFNLDQINALTTDTLVSDKALTFQDLDLVPHKLKGYPVEFLIQYRKGGPNFGSTVSEKIPTDFYN, translated from the exons ATGTTTGGGCCGAGCCCATCTACGTGTATCCTCGCGGCAGCAAATCCCTCTCTTctccatttctctctctctcatttcatCTGTGTTTGTTGCTTCTCGAGGATGCAGGCAGTTTCCAGGAGACTAGTCCAACGGCCCCTCGGCGGAGGAGCTTCGATCTATTCGTCGTCTTCTCTCAGATCGCTCTACGGAGTATCCGATCACCACC TGAATGGAGCTGATAACCGTCGATACTCGTCCTCCCTTGCTACAAAGGGCGTGGGACACCTCGCTCGCAAGGGTACTGGTGGCAGATCTTCCGTCAG TGGCATTGTAGCTACGGTGTTTGGAGCCACTGGGTTTCTTGGTCGTTATCTTGTGCAGCAGCTTG ctAAAATGGGATCACAAGTGCTAGTTCCTTTCCGAGGCTCAGAGGACAATCCTCGACATCTCAAGTTGATGGGAGATTTAGGACag GTAGTACCGATGaaatttgatccaagagatgaaGACTCGATTAAGGCCGTCATGGCAAAGGCTAATGTCGTTATCAATCTTATTg GAAGAGAGTACGAGACCAGAAATTTCAGTTTCGAAGAGGTGAATCATCACATGGCCGAGAAACTTGCATTG GTAGCTAAGGAACATGGTGGgataatgagatttattcaagttTCTTGTCTTGGAGCTTCTCTATCATCTCCTTCAAGAATGCAGAGGGCAAAGGCTGCTGCTGAGGAAGCTGTCTTGAACGCGCTGCCTGAG GCGACAGTCATGAGACCTGCGACCATGATTGGCACAGAGGACAGAATCCTGAACCCCTGGGCAATGTTCGTTAAAAAATATGGTTTCCTCCCGCTCATAGGTGGTGGGACCAACAA ATTCCAGCCCGTATATGTGGTTGATGTTGCTGCTGCAATCGTTGCAGCTCTTAAGGATGACGGCTCCAGCATGGGGAAAACCTATGAATTGGGTGGTCCAGATGTCTTTACCCCTCACGATTTG GCAGAGATCATGTTTGATATGATTCGTGAATGGTCTCGATATGTGAAGCTTCCATTTCCAATTGCTAAG GCAATGGCGGGTCCTCGGGATTTTATGGTGAACAAAGTCCCGTTCCCTCTACCCTCTCCCCAGATCTTCAATCTGGATCAAATCAATGCCCTTACGACCGATACACTTGTATCTGACAAGG CCTTGACGTTTCAGGACTTGGACCTTGTCCCTCATAAATTGAAGGGGTATCCGGTCGAGTTTCTTATTCAATATCGCAAGGGAGGTCCTAACTTCGGTTCCACTGTCAGTGAAAAGATACCAACAGACTTCTACAATTGA
- the LOC106368774 gene encoding zinc finger CCCH domain-containing protein 21-like: protein MPPKQQPKADLAKKQKQVEDKTFGLKNKNKSKNVQKYVQSLKQSVQPKPDASKLAAKKKKEEEKAREQELNELFKVAISQPKVPVGVDPKSILCEFFKAGQCQKGFKCKFSHDLNIQRKGEKIDIYSDKRDEDGDMEEWDQETLEKVVESKKNEYNQNKPTDIVCKYFLDAVEKKQYGWFWACPNGGKECHYRHALPPGYVLKSQMKALLEEESQKMPVEEEIENERAKLKTATQMTPALFMEWKRKKIAERDAGLAASQAERAKNDRMSGRELFLSNASLFVDDAEAFEEYQREKEEEEIEQKEKNKETEAGTSKSSGDAEQKEVEDEEEDDDDDLDMDELDELEASLSKTSIQIREPNNEGSSSS from the exons ATGCCTCCAAAGCAACAACCAAAGGCCGATTTGGCTAAAAAGCAGAAGCAAGTTGAAGACAAAACATTTGGTCtgaaaaacaagaacaagagcaAGAATGTTCAAAAGTATGTCCAGAGTCTCAAGCAATCTGTTCAGCCTAAACCTGACGCATCTAAACTTGCAGCCAAG aaaaagaaagaggaagAGAAGGCGAGAGAACAGGAGTTGAATGAGTTGTTCAAGGTTGCCATTAGTCAGCCTAAAGTTCCTGTTG gTGTGGATCCAAAATCCATCTTGTGTGAGTTTTTCAAGGCGGGGCAGTGTCAAAAGGGATTCAAGTGCAAATTCTCTCATGATTTGAACATTCAGAGGAAGGGTGAGAAGATCGATATCTACAGCGACAAGCGTGATGAAG ATGGAGACATGGAGGAGTGGGATCAAGAGACCCTTGAGAAGGTTGTGGAATCGAAGAAAAATGAATATAACCAGAACAAGCCAACTGACATT gTTTGCAAGTATTTTCTGGACGCGGTGGAGAAGAAACAGTACGGGTGGTTCTGGGCTTGCCCCAACGGTGGCAAAGAGTGTCATTACAGACACGCTCTTCCTCCTGGCTATGTCCTTAAATCTCAAATGAAGGCCCTCTTGGAAGAGGAGTCACAGAAGATGCCTGTTGAAGAAGAAATCGAAAACGAG CGTGCGAAACTGAAAACGGCAACGCAAATGACACCTGCGCTATTTATGGagtggaagaggaagaagatagcTGAGAGAGATGCAGGTTTGGCTGCTTCTCAGGCGGAGAGAGCTAAGAACGACCGTATGAG TGGTCGGGAGCTGTTTCTGTCCAATGCAAGCTTGTTTGTGGATGATGCTGAGGCTTTTGAAGAATACCAGAGGgaaaaggaagaggaagagattGAACAGAAg gaaaagaacaaagaaacagAGGCAGGGACAAGCAAGAGTAGTGGTGATGCTGAACAGAAAGAAGTTGAAGAcgaggaggaggatgatgatgatgatttggacATGGATGAGCTTGATGAATTGGAAGCAAGCTTGTCGAAAACATCGATCCAGATTCGTGAGCCAAACAATGaaggatcatcatcatcttga
- the LOC106368775 gene encoding receptor-like serine/threonine-protein kinase ALE2 — protein MRNFAMHLLLFLLLHSPVCFARLFPFPFSRSKSHQMRFFHPHLYPSLAPAPSPALAPKPNIIPTPRHNKGGHYHHHRLVTSASPSSSHDCQQACVEPLTSSPLGSPCGCVFPMKVQLLLSVAPFSIFPVTSELEIEVAAGTYLEQSQVKIMGASADTENQGKTVVDINLVPLGEKFDSTTATLIYQRFRHKKVPLNESVFGDYEVTHISYPGIPSSSPNDDIVDGAPTESTRGLPLTANFANRSQGIDFRTIAIIVLSGFVLALVLAGAIFIVMQWNKVGMPSTAVGPALASSMKKTPGAGFMFSSSVRSSGSDSLMSCMAMCALSVKTFTLSELEKATDKFSAKRVLGEGGFGRVYQGSMEDGAEVAVKLLTRDNQNRDREFIAEVEMLSRLHHRNLVKLIGICIEGRTRCLIYELVHNGSVESHLHEGTLDWDARLKIALGAARGLAYLHEDSNPRVIHRDFKASNVLLEDDFTPKVSDFGLAREATEGSQHISTRVMGTFGYVAPEYAMTGHLLVKSDVYSYGVVLLELLTGRRPVDMSQPSGEENLVTWARPLLANREGLEQLVDPTLAGTYDFDDMAKVAAIASMCVHLEVSHRPFMGEVVQALKLIYNDADETCGGDYCSKKESSVPDSADFKGDLAPSDSSWWNLTPRLRYGQASTFITMDYSSGPHEEMENRPHSASSIPREGGLFLENRSGPLRPVRSRRNYFRSRGSMSEHGGPSSSRHLWSGNGDWF, from the exons ATGCGGAACTTTGCGATGCATCTGCTGCtgtttctccttcttcattctCCCGTATGCTTTG CTAGGCTCTTTCCCTTTCCATTTAGCCGATCAAAATCGCATCAAATGCGTTTTTTTCATCCTCATCTCTATCCATCTCTTGCTCCTGCACCTTCACCAG cttTGGCCCCCAAACCAAACATCATTCCCACACCAAGACACAACAAGGGCGGTCACTACCACCACCATCGTCTTGTGACTTCAGCTTCACCTTCCTCCTCACATG ATTGTCAACAGGCATGCGTGGAGCCTCTTACTTCATCTCCCTTAGGTTCACCTTGTGGTTGTGTTTTCCCCATGAAAGTTCAGCTTCTGCTAAGCGTCGCGCCTTTTTCTATTTTCCCCGTGACCAGCGAGTTAGAAATTGAGGTTGCTGCTGGAACATACTTGGAACAAAGCCAAGTCAAAATAATGGGTGCCAGTGCCGACACTGAAAACCAAGGGAAAACAGTGGTGGACATTAACCTTGTTCCACTTGGGGAAAAATTCGACAGTACTACGGCTACCCTTATTTATCAAAGGTTCCGCCACAAGAAAGTGCCTCTAAATGAGTCTGTTTTTGGTGATTATGAGGTTACACACATAAGTTATCCAG GaattccttcttcttcaccaaaTGATGACATTGTGGACGGTGCTCCAactgaaagtactagagggctTCCACTCACTGCAAACTTTGCCAACAGAAGCCAGGGAATAGATTTTAGAACGATTGCAATCATTGTCCTGTCAGGTTTCGTGCTCGCCCTGGTTTTAGCTGGCGCTATATTTATAGTCATGCAATGGAACAAGGTTGGGATGCCATCTACTGCTGTTGGCCCTGCATTGGCTTCATCGATGAAGAAAACGCCTG GTGCCGGGTTTATGTTTTCCAGTAGCGTCAGAAGCTCGGGATCTGATTCTTTGATGTCGTGCATGGCTATGTGTGCTTTATCCGTAAAGACCTTTACACTTTCCGAGCTCGAGAAGGCAACTGATAAATTCAGTGCCAAGCGGGTTTTGGGTGAGGGAGGATTTGGTCGTGTTTATCAGGGCAGCATGGAAGATGGAGCCGAGGTTGCAGTTAAGCTGCTAACTAGGGACAATCAGAATCGAGACCGTGAGTTTATCGCAGAAGTCGAGATGCTAAGCCGTTTGCACCACCGCAATCTTGTAAAACTGATTGGAATATGCATTGAAGGCCGTACTCGTTGCTTGATTTACGAGCTCGTCCACAATGGGAGTGTCGAGTCCCACTTGCACG AAGGAACGCTTGACTGGGATGCGCGGTTGAAGATTGCACTTGGAGCAGCGAGAGGACTGGCCTATCTCCATGAAGATTCAAATCCCCGAGTAATCCACCGGGATTTCAAGGCCAGCAATGTTCTACTAGAAGATGACTTTACCCCGAAGGTCTCAGACTTTGGACTGGCGAGAGAAGCTACCGAAGGAAGCCAACATATTTCAACTCGTGTCATGGGGACCTTTGG GTACGTGGCCCCTGAGTATGCAATGACTGGGCATCTCCTTGTGAAAAGCGATGTCTATAGTTACGGTGTGGTTCTACTCGAGCTTCTCACCGGTAGAAGACCGGTTGACATGTCACAGCCTTCGGGAGAAGAAAATTTAGTGACGTGGGCGAGACCTTTACTAGCCAACAGAGAGGGGCTGGAGCAGCTTGTGGACCCCACATTGGCTGGAACCTACGACTTTGATGACATGGCGAAAGTGGCTGCGATTGCCTCCATGTGCGTCCACCTAGAGGTCTCGCACAGACCGTTCATGGGTGAAGTGGTGCAGGCACTGAAACTTATATACAACGATGCAGATGAGACCTGCGGTGGGGACTATTGCAGCAAGAAGGAGTCATCAGTGCCGGACTCTGCAGACTTCAAAGGAGATCTAGCTCCCTCGGATAGCAGCTGGTGGAATTTGACACCTCGGTTAAGGTATGGTCAAGCGTCTACGTTCATAACAATGGATTATAGCTCAGGGCCGCATGAGGAGATGGAGAACCGGCCTCACTCAGCCTCTAGCATTCCTAGAGAAGGAGGACTGTTTCTAGAAAACAGGTCGGGTCCTTTACGGCCAGTTAGAAGTAGAAGAAACTATTTTAGATCGAGAGGAAGCATGAGCGAACACGGGGGACCATCATCATCTAGACatctctggtccgggaacggcGACTGGTTCTGA
- the LOC106365217 gene encoding eukaryotic translation initiation factor 5B: MNDVMGCLKKKKEGKEEGVYAIASSFGYLFELVLHLTSAEVNIPVTGLGVGPVTPGDIRKATQRRKHTVLAFQVEVTPKASHLAQTLGVKIICGDTIEHLCQQFQECNKELGEDKKESESDVAAAVSPCLLSILPKCVLSKEDPIIVGVYVVEGFVKVGTPLCIPHRAFVNIGRVAWIQKDQRPVEFAREGEKVIIKIVAADPKTQQGMLLGIDLDEGDVLVSRTSAVAVYQVEINRQMEKIIELTNKQKNVLIT, encoded by the exons ATGAATGATGTGATGGGatgtctgaagaagaagaaggaggggAAGGAGGAGGGGGTTTATGCTATAGCCTCTTCTTTTGGTTACTTGTTCGAGTTGGTCCTACATCTGACATCAGCGGAGGTGAATATTCCTGTTACTGGTCTTGGCGTTGGACCAGTCACCCCTGGGGATATCAGGAAGGCCACTCAGAGGAGGAAACATACCGTCTTGGCGTTTCAAGTCGAGGTGACTCCAAAGGCGTCTCATCTAGCTCAAACTTTGGGAGTCAAAATCATCTGTGGCGACACCATTGAACACCTCTGCCAACAGTTTCAGGAGTGTAATAAGGAGCTGGGAGAGGATAAGAAGGAGTCAGAGAGTGATGTAGCAGCAGCAGTCTCCCCATGTCTCCTCTCCATCTTACCCAAGTGTGTGCTCAGCAAGGAAGACCCAATTATCGTGGGAGTTTATGTTGTTGAGGGTTTTGTTAAG GTAGGGACTCCCTTATGCATTCCACACAGAGCTTTTGTCAATATAGGACGGGTTGCATGGATTCAGAAGGACCAGCGACCCGTCGAGTTTGCCAGGGAAGGCGAGAAGGTGATTATCAAG ATTGTTGCTGCTGACCCCAAAACACAACAAGGGATGTTGCTGGGAATAGATTTGGACGAAGGAGATGTGCTTGTCAGTCGCACCTCAGCGGTAGCTGTCTACCAGGTTGAGATCAACCGTCAAATGGAGAAAATAATAGaattaacaaacaaacaaaaaaatgtccTCATCACTTGA
- the LOC106365218 gene encoding eukaryotic translation initiation factor 5B: MDRDVSTTSNYSGEESSGTAKREEDFESFGKEIYVDFKRSGEGVLAVASTTYSLNELVEFLESPTVKIPVGALDLGTITPVEIWKAFELSDWKRHFSTVLAFDVDVTPEAIKLAEQLHVKVICGGMLESLHDQFKEHIEELGEDPKMEDEAIFPGILSILPNAVFSKEDPIVLGVLVVEGFIKVGVPISYVRTAGCLDLGHIAWIEKHRQPVDVASLGDTVIIKIVASNPEEKRQALSFGSHYDTSDDILVARISRGSIFALRDHHKDKLSFSDVKVLSDLKRVLNIK, from the exons ATGGATCGAGATGTTAGTACGACATCTAATTATTCTGGAGAAGAAAGCTCTGGGACGGCAAAGAGG gaggaggacttTGAGAGCTTTGGAAAAGAAATCTATGTGGATTTTAAGAGAAGTGGCGAGGGTGTTCTTGCTGTAGCTTCTACCACCTATTCCTTGAACGAATTGGTCGAGTTCTTGGAATCCCCGACGGTGAAGATTCCTGTTGGAGCTCTAGACTTAGGAACGATCACCCCTGTGGAGATCTGGAAGGCCTTTGAACTGAGTGACTGGAAACGCCACTTCTCCACTGTCTTGGCCTTTGATGTGGACGTTACTCCTGAGGCAATTAAACTTGCGGAACAGTTGCACGTCAAAGTCATCTGTGGTGGTATGCTTGAAAGCCTGCACGACCAGTTCAAAGAGCATATCGAAGAGCTGGGAGAGGATCCTAAAATGGAGGATGAAGCAATCTTCCCAGGCATCCTCAGCATCTTACCCAACGCTGTGTTCAGCAAGGAAGACCCTATTGTCCTCGGTGTCTTAGTTGTTGAGGGTTTCATTAAG gTAGGAGTTCCCATATCCTATGTCCGAACTGCTGGTTGTCTGGATTTAGGACATATTGCATGGATTGAGAAACACCGCCAACCCGTCGATGTTGCTAGTCTAGGCGATACCGTCATTATCAAg ATTGTTGCATCAAACCCGGAAGAAAAGAGACAAGCACTTAGCTTTGGAAGCCATTATGACACTAGTGATGATATCCTTGTCGCTCGTATTTCTAGGGGATCTATCTTTGCCCTCCGAGATCATCACAAG gATAAACTATCCTTCAGCGACGTGAAAGTGCTTTCTGATCTCAAACGCGTTCTCAATATCAAGTAA
- the LOC111200900 gene encoding transcription factor bHLH133-like, translating into MTDTRVLESSPVRNLTAARNQNWWNKVSGGLMPPQLPPCTASYHLLPSLLPNYFPSPTSSSSSLPPISNPNVFSWLHNNDDLPLDQLWSHSKLLLGGLMMGDEERMEMMNHHHHHHQNQHHTYQEKKTENWEEEVLRHQASIKQEISNNNGYMIISSPKSPLNKSCVTTTTIHNFNEDSNKNDNNGINFSKCNSLEISGSCFANKKPKLQVPSLRPLSQPILKVSKEKLGGRIAALHQLVSPYGKTDTASVLSEAIGYIRFLHSQVEVLSVPYFVTPSRNNIMHQQARGDMNGLFPQDPGQLVSEYCMKRSNGVSSSSTNKPNLNEETKKDLKSRGLCLVPISCTLQVGSYNGTDYWAPAFGITFQ; encoded by the exons ATGACAGATACACGAGTGTTAGAGAGTTCGCCGGTACGAAACCTCACGGCAGCTAGAAACCAGAATTGGTGGAATAAAGTAAGCGGCGGTTTGATGCCGCCGCAGCTGCCACCGTGTACCGCTAGTTATCATCTTCTTCCGAGCCTCTTGCCCAACTACTTTCCTTCTCCGACTTCTTCATCGTCTTCTCTGCCTCCTATTAGTAACCCTAACGTATTTTCTTGGCTTCACAATAATGACGACCTGCCTCTTGACCAGCTTTGGAGCCACAGCAAACTACTCTT GGGTGGATTGATGATGGGAGACGAAGAaagaatggagatgatgaaccatcatcatcatcatcatcaaaatcAACATCATACTTACCAAGAGAAAAAGACAGAGaattgggaagaagaagttttgAGG cATCAAGCTTCTATTAAACAAGAGATTAGCAATAATAATGGCTATATGATAATCTCGTCACCGAAGTCGCCTCTAAACAAGTCTTGTGTTACTACAACAACAATTCACAACTTCAATGAAGACAGCAACAAGAACGATAACAATGGTATTAATTTTTCTAAG TGTAATAGCTTAGAGATTAGTGGGTCTTGTTTTGCTAATAAGAAACCAAAGCTTCAAGTACCTTCTCTTCGGCCATTATCACAACCTATTCTCAAG GTGAGTAAGGAGAAACTTGGAGGCAGAATCGCAGCTCTTCATCAGCTAGTATCACCATATGGCAAG ACTGACACAGCATCTGTCTTATCAGAGGCTATTGGATACATTAGATTCCTCCACAGTCAAGTTGAG gTTCTAAGTGTACCATACTTTGTCACTCCGTCGAGAAATAATATTATGCACCAACAA GCACGAGGAGATATGAATGGTTTATTCCCTCAGGACCCTGGTCAG CTTGTGAGTGAGTATTGCATGAAAAGATCAAACGGAGTTTCATCATCATCTACGAACAAACCAAACCTTAACGAGGAAACTAAGAAAGATTTGAAAAGCAGAGGACTGTGTCTTGTCCCAATTTCATGCACACTCCAAGTTGGCAGCTACAATGGCACCGACTACTGGGCTCCGGCTTTCGGAATCACGTTCCAGTAA